The following are encoded together in the Brassica napus cultivar Da-Ae chromosome A9, Da-Ae, whole genome shotgun sequence genome:
- the BNAA09G07830D gene encoding uncharacterized protein BNAA09G07830D, with protein MGACVSRESMRGDSAKLILFDGTLQEFSSPVKVWQILQKYPTSFVCNSDEMDFDDAVSAVSGNEELRSGQLYFALPLTWLNHPLRAEEMAALAVKASSALAKSGGVGWVSVDDSDVDGKVYQPKNIAGVKTNAGGGRCCGRGKRRFTRNLSTIAE; from the coding sequence atgggAGCTTGTGTTTCACGTGAATCTATGAGAGGAGACTCGGCGAAGCTTATATTGTTCGACGGCACTTTACAAGAGTTCTCATCTCCGGTCAAAGTGTGGCAGATCTTGCAGAAATACCCGACGAGTTTCGTCTGCAACTCAGATGAAATGGACTTCGACGACGCCGTTTCAGCTGTCTCCGGCAACGAGGAGCTCCGGTCGGGGCAGCTTTACTTCGCCTTGCCTCTGACGTGGCTCAATCATCCGCTAAGGGCGGAGGAAATGGCAGCGTTGGCTGTTAAAGCGAGCTCGGCGTTGGCCAAGAGCGGCGGTGTCGGATGGGTCTCCGTCGACGACAGTGACGTCGACGGTAAAGTTTACCAGCCGAAAAACATCGCCGGAGTGAAGACAAACGCCGGTGGCGGAAGATGTTGTGGCAGAGGGAAGAGGAGATTTACTCGGAACCTGAGCACCATCGCCGAGTAG
- the LOC106357671 gene encoding oxygen-evolving enhancer protein 1-1, chloroplastic: MAASLQSATTFLQSAKISTAPSRGSAHLRSTQTVGKSFGLETSSARLTCSFQSDFKDFAGKCSDAVKIAGFALATSALVVSGASAEGAPKRLTYDEIQSKTYMEVKGTGTANQCPTIDGGSETFSFKPGKYAGKKFCFEPTSFTVKAESVSKNAPPDFQNTKLMTRLTYTLDEIEGPFEVSSDGSVNFKEEDGIDYAAVTVQLPGGERVPFLFTVKQLDASGKPDSFTGKFLVPSYRGSSFLDPKGRGGSTGYDNAVALPAGGRGDEEELSKENVKNTAASVGEITLKVTKSKPETGEVIGVFESLQPSDTDLGAKVPKDVKIQGVWYGQLE; encoded by the exons ATGGCAGCCTCTCTCCAATCCGCCACCACATTCCTCCAGTCGGCGAAGATCTCCACCGCTCCTTCTCGTGGGAGTGCTCACCTCCGGTCGACTCAGACCGTCGGCAAATCATTCGGCCTAGAAACTTCCTCTGCTCGCCTCACTTGTTCCTTCCAATCTGACTTCAAGGACTTCGCCGGCAAATGCTCCGACGCTGTCAAGATCGCCGGATTTGCTCTCGCAACCTCTGCCCTCGTCGTCTCG GGAGCAAGTGCAGAAGGAGCTCCGAAGAGACTGACTTACGATGAGATACAAAGCAAGACATACATGGAAGTGAAGGGAACTGGAACTGCCAACCAGTGCCCAACCATTGACGGTGGCTCTGAGACTTTCTCCTTCAAACCGGGAAAGTACGCCGGCAAGAAGTTCTGCTTCGAGCCTACTTCCTTCACCGTCAAGGCTGAGAGTGTTAGCAAGAACGCACCTCCTGACTTCCAGAACACCAAGCTCATGACCCGTCTCACCTACACCCTCGACGAAATCGAAGGCCCCTTCGAG GTTTCTTCAGACGGAAGCGTGAACTTCAAGGAAGAAGACGGCATCGACTACGCTGCAGTCACCGTCCAGCTTCCAGGAGGCGAGCGTGTGCCGTTCCTCTTCACAGTCAAGCAGCTTGACGCCTCAGGCAAACCAGACAGCTTCACTGGCAAATTCTTAGTCCCTTCGTACCGTGGCTCGTCCTTCTTGGACCCAAAGGGTCGTGGTGGATCCACAGGATATGACAACGCCGTTGCATTGCCAGCTGGGGGTAGAGGAGACGAAGAGGAGCTTTCGAAGGAGAACGTGAAGAACACGGCAGCTTCGGTGGGTGAGATCACTCTGAAAGTGACCAAGAGCAAACCTGAGACAGGAGAAGTGATTGGAGTGTTCGAGAGTCTTCAGCCGTCGGATACTGACTTGGGTGCCAAGGTACCAAAGGATGTGAAGATCCAAGGGGTGTGGTATGGTCAACTTGAGTGA
- the LOC125577770 gene encoding 7-methyl-GTP pyrophosphatase-like, translating to MAMKRGFKMILGSQSMARKRILAEMGYDFTVVTADIDEKAIRRDNPEDLVVAIAQAKADEIISKLGGQSQFAQDLQPTLLITADTVVVYKGVIREKPTTKDEARLFIKGYSGSHGGVVGSVLVRNLKTGVQRIGWDKAEVYFHEIPEKVIDDLIDDAVTFKVAGGLMLEHPLIAPFIDTVVGGVDTVMGLPKDLTEKFITDVL from the exons ATGGCAATGAAGAGAGGATTCaag ATGATTCTGGGATCTCAATCGATGGCTAGAAAAAGGATACTGGCTGAAATGGGATATGATTTCACTGTCGTG ACAGCAGATATTGATGAGAAAGCTATCAGGAGAGACAACCCTGAAGATTTGGTTGTAGCTATCGCTCAAGCCAAGGCTGATGAGATTATATCTAAATTGGGAGGTCAAAGCCAGTTTGCTCAGGATCTTCAACCAACCTTATTGATTACTGCTGACACT GTTGTTGTGTACAAAGGTGTCATTAGAGAAAAACCAACCACCAAGGATGAAGCTCGCCTTTTTATCAAAG GCTATTCCGGGTCACACGGAGGCGTTGTGGGCTCTGTTTTAGTAAGGAACTTGAAAACTGGTGTTCAAAGAATCGGTTGGGACAAAGCTGAG GTTTATTTCCATGAGATTCCAGAAAAAGTCATAGACGATCTT ATTGATGATGCGGTAACTTTCAAAGTTGCTGGAGGTTTAATGCTGGAGCATCCCCTCATCGCACCCTTTATCGATACCGTG GTGGGAGGAGTTGATACAGTCATGGGACTTCCTAAAGACCTCACTGAAAAATTCATCACCGATGTGTTATAG